Proteins from a single region of Lentimicrobium saccharophilum:
- a CDS encoding DegT/DnrJ/EryC1/StrS family aminotransferase, producing the protein MKEKIWLSSPHMSGKEMKYIEEAFRRNHVFPLGPNVTGLEEDIVRMTGAGHCTCLSSGTAAIHLALILLGVKQGDEVICSSFTFSASANPIAYQGATPVFIDSESMTWNMSPDLLESAIKDRMSKGKKPSAIVLVHLYGMPAQLDKLMSVANAYQIPVIEDAAESFGSAFDGKSTGTFGEIGVFSFNGNKIITTSGGGAMVSANPEYCKKALFLATQARDAAPHYQHSHIGYNYRMSNICAGIGRGQMEVLSDRIAKRRENYFFYREMLAGIPGISFQNEPDERYFSNHWLTTILIDPGQAGGVTREDIYTDLARLDIETRPLWKPMHLQPVFANVPAYTDGTSERLFRNGLCLPSSSNITDEERRAVVDAIRHSLKH; encoded by the coding sequence ATGAAAGAAAAAATCTGGCTTTCCTCTCCCCATATGAGTGGGAAAGAAATGAAATACATCGAAGAGGCATTCAGGAGAAATCATGTTTTTCCCCTTGGACCCAATGTTACAGGGTTGGAGGAGGATATTGTCCGGATGACCGGGGCGGGCCATTGCACCTGCCTTTCATCAGGGACTGCTGCCATTCACCTGGCATTAATCCTTCTGGGGGTTAAGCAGGGGGATGAGGTGATTTGCTCATCCTTTACCTTTTCAGCTTCGGCAAACCCGATAGCCTATCAGGGTGCTACCCCTGTTTTTATAGACTCAGAATCCATGACCTGGAATATGAGCCCGGATTTACTTGAATCTGCGATAAAAGATCGCATGTCAAAGGGCAAAAAGCCGTCTGCCATTGTTCTGGTGCATCTTTACGGTATGCCGGCACAGTTGGATAAACTGATGTCTGTTGCCAATGCATATCAGATTCCGGTGATAGAAGACGCTGCAGAGTCATTCGGATCTGCCTTCGACGGCAAAAGCACCGGAACTTTTGGGGAAATCGGGGTGTTTTCATTTAACGGAAATAAAATCATCACTACTTCGGGTGGTGGTGCTATGGTTTCAGCAAACCCGGAATATTGTAAAAAGGCGCTGTTTCTTGCTACACAGGCGCGTGATGCGGCTCCGCATTACCAACATTCTCATATCGGGTACAATTACAGGATGAGCAATATTTGTGCAGGAATAGGCAGGGGGCAAATGGAAGTGCTGTCCGACAGGATCGCCAAACGAAGGGAAAATTATTTCTTCTACCGTGAGATGCTGGCCGGTATTCCCGGAATTTCCTTCCAGAATGAACCGGATGAGCGTTATTTTTCGAATCATTGGCTTACGACCATCCTGATTGATCCCGGTCAGGCAGGAGGCGTTACCCGTGAGGATATCTACACAGATCTGGCCCGGCTCGACATAGAAACCAGGCCTTTGTGGAAGCCCATGCACCTGCAGCCGGTATTTGCCAATGTGCCGGCATATACGGATGGTACATCAGAACGATTATTCCGGAACGGACTTTGTCTGCCTTCCAGTTCTAACATTACGGATGAAGAGCGGAGAGCCGTTGTTGACGCCATCCGCCACTCGCTAAAACATTAA
- a CDS encoding sugar-transfer associated ATP-grasp domain-containing protein gives MKSGINRILYLGYYVVKIDGKKLRKFLKYASAETGKPAFVILINCIVSLFKYNISLLDYFYFRFYEKSHSERLEWAGSGYMYEYHLIMNPKRSRGILENKIEFLEKYADFVRHKHCTLKELELNQETAIDLLGNPSGKIVLKLSTGQVGAEVRVFDSLNFTPESLIIKMKDLGFDLAEEYIVQHPALMDLSPSGLNTVRIFTQLDQGTVVFLGARLRVSVNSVVDNMGAGNLAAPVLMETGVVNGPAVYSDITRPAVSNHPVTGIAIEGFKIPFWPETLDMVTKAALLHPENKSIGWDIAITSYGPELVEGNHNWCKLLWQLPVKQGLKSMISKYI, from the coding sequence ATGAAATCTGGCATTAACAGGATTCTTTATTTGGGCTATTATGTTGTTAAGATTGATGGTAAGAAGCTGAGGAAGTTTCTTAAATATGCGTCTGCAGAAACCGGAAAACCTGCTTTTGTTATATTAATAAATTGTATTGTTTCTTTATTTAAATATAATATTTCATTACTTGATTATTTCTACTTCAGATTCTATGAGAAATCTCACAGCGAACGCTTGGAATGGGCCGGAAGCGGGTATATGTACGAATATCATCTTATTATGAACCCAAAGCGTTCCCGGGGGATTCTTGAAAATAAAATTGAATTTCTTGAAAAGTATGCTGACTTCGTCAGACACAAGCACTGTACGCTGAAAGAATTGGAACTAAATCAGGAAACAGCTATTGATCTTTTAGGCAACCCTTCAGGGAAAATTGTCCTGAAACTCTCTACCGGTCAGGTTGGTGCCGAAGTCAGGGTTTTTGATTCCTTAAATTTTACACCTGAATCATTGATTATAAAGATGAAAGATCTGGGCTTTGACCTGGCTGAGGAATATATTGTACAGCATCCTGCATTGATGGATTTATCGCCTTCAGGATTGAATACTGTGCGGATTTTTACCCAACTGGATCAAGGCACTGTAGTTTTTTTAGGCGCCAGGCTCAGGGTATCAGTTAATTCGGTGGTTGATAATATGGGTGCAGGAAATCTGGCTGCTCCGGTCCTTATGGAAACCGGCGTTGTGAATGGGCCTGCCGTATATAGTGATATTACCAGACCGGCAGTATCAAACCATCCTGTTACAGGAATAGCCATCGAAGGTTTTAAGATCCCATTCTGGCCGGAGACCCTCGATATGGTTACAAAAGCTGCGCTGCTTCATCCCGAAAATAAGTCAATTGGCTGGGATATAGCGATTACTTCCTATGGGCCGGAATTGGTAGAAGGAAACCATAACTGGTGTAAATTGTTGTGGCAATTGCCTGTAAAACAAGGGCTCAAGTCAATGATTAGCAAGTACATTTAA
- a CDS encoding glycosyltransferase family 4 protein: MNVLFLMFNFEDANNTVSMYNSLVDVFVARGHNVSVVAFEKAGKPTGIYREGLSDVLRVKTLPLLGVGPFRKGLGNIIVPFQYGLAIRKYLKDFRFDLIITPTPPITLFRIAYSLKKRNRTKLYLILRDIFPQNAVDIGYLSKNNPIYHYFRWIEKRLYQISDLIGCMTEGNRSYILRNNPGIDPAKVHVLPNWNRIQVYETGVSEDLLDKYGLAGKFIVIFGGNLGVSQKVDNVVELAKVHASKKDVVFVVVGKGTHKTYLQHLIDREGLKNIRLIDYMPRADYEKLVSKSEIGLISLNEKFTIPNIPSRTLSYYNMRKPVFAITDPNTDYHEMLKQDNSGFCCLYGDYACYRKRFDQLYNDQKLRMQMGENGFIALRDKYNPENSYKIIMNAVTSSVKS, encoded by the coding sequence ATGAACGTTCTTTTCCTGATGTTTAATTTTGAGGATGCCAACAATACGGTCAGCATGTACAACTCGCTTGTCGATGTGTTTGTTGCCCGAGGTCATAATGTTTCCGTAGTTGCTTTTGAAAAGGCCGGCAAACCAACCGGAATATACAGGGAGGGATTATCTGATGTTCTCAGGGTAAAAACTCTTCCGCTTTTAGGTGTAGGTCCATTTCGCAAGGGACTAGGAAACATAATTGTGCCTTTTCAATATGGATTAGCCATCCGAAAATACCTTAAGGATTTCCGATTCGATCTTATAATAACTCCTACGCCCCCTATTACCCTTTTCAGAATCGCCTATTCGCTGAAGAAGAGAAATCGTACTAAGCTTTACCTGATATTAAGAGATATTTTTCCTCAGAATGCTGTAGATATAGGTTATTTAAGTAAGAATAACCCGATTTATCATTATTTCAGATGGATTGAGAAACGCTTATATCAGATTTCTGACTTAATTGGTTGCATGACAGAAGGAAACCGATCGTATATTTTGAGAAACAATCCCGGGATCGATCCGGCGAAGGTTCATGTTTTGCCAAATTGGAACAGAATTCAGGTATATGAGACAGGGGTAAGTGAAGACCTGCTGGATAAGTATGGTTTAGCTGGTAAATTTATTGTAATCTTCGGTGGAAATCTTGGAGTTTCGCAGAAAGTAGATAATGTGGTTGAACTTGCAAAAGTTCATGCATCCAAAAAAGATGTTGTTTTCGTTGTAGTCGGAAAGGGGACCCACAAAACATATCTTCAGCATCTTATTGACAGAGAAGGTTTAAAAAACATCAGACTCATTGATTATATGCCAAGGGCAGATTATGAAAAACTTGTTTCTAAATCGGAAATCGGACTAATCTCATTGAATGAAAAGTTCACGATTCCAAACATCCCATCAAGAACTTTAAGCTATTACAATATGCGTAAACCTGTTTTTGCCATTACTGATCCTAATACCGATTATCATGAAATGCTAAAGCAGGATAATTCAGGTTTTTGTTGTTTATATGGTGATTATGCATGTTACCGGAAACGGTTTGATCAGTTGTACAATGATCAGAAGTTAAGAATGCAAATGGGAGAGAATGGTTTCATCGCCCTCAGAGATAAATATAACCCTGAGAATAGCTATAAAATCATTATGAATGCGGTTACTTCTTCAGTGAAAAGCTAA
- a CDS encoding sugar transferase, with translation MIFKRLFDITAAVFGLIITLPVFLAIYLLIKTQMTGSVFFKQQRVGRHGKIFKMIKFRTMTINHNGSTISVKGECRITPLGAVLRKYKLDELPELWNILIGDMSFVGPRPDVPGYADKLEGEDRLLLSIRPGLTGAASLKFSSEEELLALQDDPVKYNDEVLYPEKVRINNNYVRHMSFGLDLKIIIFTILGKKLKEEYLN, from the coding sequence GTGATATTTAAACGACTTTTTGATATAACTGCAGCTGTTTTTGGTCTAATAATTACCCTCCCTGTTTTTCTCGCAATTTATCTGCTTATTAAAACTCAAATGACAGGATCTGTTTTTTTTAAACAGCAAAGGGTAGGCAGGCATGGTAAGATTTTTAAAATGATCAAATTCAGAACCATGACCATCAACCACAACGGCAGCACAATTTCGGTGAAAGGCGAGTGCCGCATTACACCGCTGGGTGCCGTGCTCAGAAAATATAAACTGGATGAATTGCCTGAGTTGTGGAATATCCTGATCGGAGATATGAGCTTCGTGGGTCCCCGGCCTGATGTGCCCGGTTATGCTGATAAGCTGGAAGGAGAGGACCGGCTTTTGCTCAGTATCAGACCGGGCCTTACCGGTGCTGCAAGCCTTAAATTCTCCAGCGAGGAAGAATTACTTGCCCTGCAGGATGATCCGGTAAAGTACAATGATGAAGTGCTGTATCCGGAGAAGGTCCGGATCAATAATAATTATGTGAGACATATGTCATTCGGACTTGATCTCAAGATTATTATCTTTACCATTCTCGGTAAAAAACTAAAAGAAGAATACCTTAACTAA
- a CDS encoding polysaccharide biosynthesis protein — protein MINIEAFISNHITFREKSFFQDDLLRYENQLRLQIEGKSALVIGGGGTIGSSFIRALLKFNPARLFVVDLSENYLTELTRDLRSTLGMRVPDDYKTYPINFSDPVFDKILQDAGPFDIVANFAAHKHVRSEKDQFSVIALLENNIVKAEQLLGKLAESPPEHFFCVSTDKAANPVNIMGASKKIMEEVIMAYAGHFPVSTARFANVAFSNGSLLAGYLERMMKHQPLSCPSDIRRFFVSPEESGQICLMACILGKTGEIFFPKLDEEQMMNFKDITIEFLRQQGLETSICASEEEARYEASMMQANSRSYPVYFFESDTSGEKTFEEFYTEGEELDLATFSSLGIIKNAPRRSMDEIRNMVGELKRVIQTPGLTKAEIVKVMTSFLPGFHHIETGKNLDQKM, from the coding sequence ATGATCAATATTGAAGCTTTTATTTCAAATCATATTACCTTCCGGGAGAAGAGTTTTTTTCAGGATGATCTGTTGCGTTATGAAAACCAGCTCAGATTGCAGATAGAAGGGAAGTCGGCGCTGGTTATCGGGGGTGGTGGCACCATCGGATCCTCTTTTATCCGGGCATTGCTGAAGTTCAATCCGGCCAGGCTATTTGTGGTTGATCTGAGCGAGAACTACCTGACCGAACTTACGCGCGATCTCAGAAGTACTTTGGGTATGAGGGTTCCGGATGATTATAAAACCTATCCGATAAACTTTTCCGATCCGGTTTTTGATAAGATACTGCAGGATGCGGGGCCATTCGATATTGTAGCCAATTTTGCAGCGCACAAACATGTCCGGAGTGAGAAAGACCAGTTCTCGGTGATTGCATTGCTTGAAAACAATATTGTTAAGGCCGAGCAGCTCTTAGGCAAGCTGGCTGAATCCCCCCCTGAGCATTTCTTCTGCGTTTCCACGGATAAGGCTGCCAATCCGGTTAATATCATGGGAGCCAGTAAGAAAATCATGGAAGAGGTGATTATGGCATACGCCGGCCATTTCCCGGTTTCCACGGCGAGGTTTGCCAATGTGGCGTTTTCCAACGGAAGTCTGCTGGCGGGTTATCTCGAGCGAATGATGAAACATCAGCCGCTTTCCTGCCCTTCAGATATCCGGAGATTTTTTGTTTCTCCTGAAGAGTCTGGCCAGATTTGCCTGATGGCTTGTATTCTGGGAAAGACCGGTGAAATCTTCTTTCCGAAGCTGGACGAAGAGCAGATGATGAATTTTAAAGACATTACCATTGAATTTTTGAGGCAGCAGGGGCTTGAAACCAGTATATGTGCAAGTGAAGAAGAGGCCCGCTATGAAGCGTCCATGATGCAGGCCAATTCACGAAGCTATCCGGTCTATTTTTTTGAATCGGATACTTCCGGTGAAAAAACCTTTGAAGAGTTCTATACGGAAGGGGAGGAGCTTGATCTCGCAACATTCAGTTCTCTGGGAATCATCAAAAATGCCCCTCGCCGTTCGATGGATGAGATACGGAATATGGTCGGGGAACTTAAGAGGGTGATACAAACCCCGGGATTAACAAAAGCTGAAATAGTCAAGGTGATGACCTCTTTCCTGCCGGGTTTCCATCATATAGAAACCGGGAAAAACCTGGACCAGAAAATGTAA
- a CDS encoding peptidoglycan bridge formation glycyltransferase FemA/FemB family protein — protein sequence MSVKWPLIYQHAGPVGWYRVKTVTGDRFMMMVNMDDILVSMPYFSYAHFSDQEPELVEKHPEFTLEEGKLQCSDPAIQWHVRMLKPVSGHFHTVKVVSWLPLETTAEKQLLRFSSNLRRKINKSVSREIKLEVGGSELIGKFYGVFSHNMHRLGAPAMSKSFYARVVTAFGRDASVLIALYHGKAIGGAILLKKGEFAETCWFSTLEDYNPFYTSYFLWWECIRLSIERGCKVFSFGRSTKDSGPHLYKQQWGVKNTTLYWSFSYPLRNDQYTIGPLKIPMPNRKILSFLWKISPCFIIRWLGPMVAGKFY from the coding sequence ATGAGCGTTAAATGGCCGTTGATTTATCAGCATGCGGGACCGGTCGGCTGGTACAGGGTAAAAACTGTTACAGGTGACAGGTTCATGATGATGGTAAATATGGATGACATTCTGGTTTCAATGCCCTATTTTTCATACGCCCATTTTTCCGATCAGGAACCTGAACTTGTTGAGAAGCATCCGGAATTTACGCTGGAGGAAGGAAAGCTGCAATGCAGTGATCCCGCTATCCAATGGCATGTACGTATGCTTAAACCGGTATCCGGGCATTTTCATACTGTTAAGGTAGTTTCCTGGTTGCCACTGGAAACTACAGCCGAAAAGCAGCTGTTAAGGTTCAGTTCAAACCTCCGGCGAAAGATCAACAAATCTGTGTCGCGGGAGATTAAACTTGAGGTGGGCGGATCCGAACTGATAGGAAAGTTTTACGGAGTATTTTCTCACAACATGCACCGCCTTGGAGCCCCGGCCATGTCGAAGTCTTTTTATGCGCGGGTGGTTACGGCCTTTGGAAGAGATGCCAGTGTGCTGATTGCCCTTTATCATGGAAAAGCCATTGGTGGTGCTATCTTGCTGAAAAAGGGCGAATTTGCCGAAACATGTTGGTTTTCAACCCTTGAAGATTACAATCCATTTTATACTTCATATTTTCTTTGGTGGGAGTGTATCCGCCTTTCCATTGAACGGGGATGCAAGGTCTTTAGTTTTGGAAGAAGTACGAAAGATTCAGGGCCGCACCTGTATAAACAGCAATGGGGCGTGAAAAACACCACCCTTTACTGGAGTTTTTCCTACCCGCTTCGCAACGATCAATATACAATAGGACCTTTAAAGATTCCAATGCCCAACCGGAAAATCCTGAGCTTTCTCTGGAAAATTTCTCCTTGTTTTATCATCAGGTGGCTGGGGCCGATGGTTGCCGGGAAATTTTACTGA
- a CDS encoding polysaccharide deacetylase family protein, with protein sequence MTFDIEEWYHLLELDSTSRPDQWVGFEPRLEANTERILMLLSESGIKATFFVMGWIARHSPSVIRRIAEAGHELGVHSWDHALISKQSRMEFREDLKRSCGEVSGLSGTPVRMYRAPGFSIVPETVWALEELMRQGIVADASIFPTSRAHGGFPSFPVDQPCIIKAGGMQLYEFPLNTAKFFNHRVVFSGGGYFRLLPYEIIRKLTNNGSYVMSYFHPRDFDPGQKMLPGLTPLRMFKSYYGLHGSLGKLARLISEFDFVDIGKAIEQNDWSKAYVYRI encoded by the coding sequence TTGACTTTTGACATCGAGGAGTGGTATCATCTCCTCGAACTGGATTCAACCAGCAGGCCTGATCAATGGGTTGGTTTTGAGCCACGGCTGGAAGCCAATACCGAAAGGATATTGATGCTCCTCAGCGAATCAGGCATTAAAGCAACTTTTTTTGTAATGGGTTGGATTGCCCGGCATTCACCGTCAGTGATCAGAAGAATAGCTGAAGCCGGCCATGAGCTTGGAGTTCATTCATGGGACCATGCCCTTATTTCAAAGCAGTCGCGGATGGAGTTTCGTGAAGATCTTAAAAGATCCTGCGGTGAAGTCTCCGGTTTATCCGGCACACCTGTGCGGATGTACCGCGCACCTGGTTTTTCAATTGTTCCTGAAACTGTATGGGCGCTTGAGGAACTTATGCGACAGGGGATTGTTGCAGATGCTTCCATTTTTCCGACTTCGCGGGCCCACGGTGGTTTTCCTTCATTCCCGGTTGATCAGCCATGCATTATCAAAGCTGGAGGAATGCAGCTCTACGAGTTTCCCCTGAATACGGCGAAATTCTTCAATCACCGGGTTGTCTTCTCGGGCGGAGGTTATTTCAGGCTTTTACCGTATGAAATAATCAGAAAGCTGACCAACAATGGTTCTTATGTTATGTCTTATTTTCATCCCAGGGATTTTGATCCCGGACAAAAAATGTTGCCCGGGCTGACTCCATTACGAATGTTCAAATCTTATTACGGTTTGCATGGAAGCCTTGGCAAATTAGCCCGGCTGATCAGCGAATTTGACTTTGTTGATATTGGTAAAGCGATTGAGCAGAACGACTGGAGTAAGGCATACGTCTACAGGATTTAA
- a CDS encoding sugar transferase: MYRYFKRIGDILFSSLGMLLFLPFFIPLAITLKLTGEGYIFYLQERRGYKNKKFRIWKFATMLKASPSLGTGSITLKNDWRLTPLGKYLRGSKVNEIPQLINIFLGEMSVVGPRPLMEVDFQKFSPEIQDQFYQCKPGLTGIASIVFRDEEQFYENTEIDPHEYDRLYIAPYKGALEKWYREHQGFRTDLLIILLTAAVIIFPENNRVFRWFRDLPPIPVFGKKEE, from the coding sequence ATGTACAGATATTTTAAACGGATCGGCGATATATTGTTTTCCAGTCTGGGAATGCTATTGTTCCTCCCGTTTTTCATTCCGCTGGCCATCACACTGAAGCTGACGGGTGAAGGTTATATTTTCTATTTGCAGGAGCGGAGGGGTTATAAAAACAAAAAATTCAGGATATGGAAATTTGCCACCATGCTCAAAGCCAGCCCTTCGCTTGGCACCGGAAGCATTACCCTGAAAAACGATTGGCGTTTAACACCGCTTGGGAAGTATTTACGGGGCTCAAAGGTCAATGAAATACCGCAGTTGATTAATATATTCCTGGGGGAAATGTCTGTGGTAGGCCCCAGGCCGCTGATGGAAGTGGATTTTCAGAAGTTTTCCCCGGAAATTCAGGATCAGTTTTATCAATGCAAGCCCGGACTGACCGGTATTGCTTCAATTGTTTTCAGGGATGAAGAACAGTTCTATGAAAACACGGAAATAGATCCCCACGAGTATGACCGCCTTTATATTGCCCCTTATAAAGGCGCTCTGGAAAAATGGTACCGTGAACATCAGGGATTCAGGACAGATCTGTTGATTATCCTGTTAACTGCCGCGGTGATCATTTTCCCCGAAAATAACCGGGTGTTCAGATGGTTCCGCGATCTGCCGCCCATACCTGTTTTCGGGAAAAAGGAGGAATAA
- the upp gene encoding uracil phosphoribosyltransferase, with protein MVRNLGAQNSIFNQYVSEIRDAVIQQDSLRFRFNMERMGMVFAYEISRQLEYENREVVTSLGVAEVPVLKHSPVLATILRAGLPLHKGLLNVFDRSENAFVSAYRKHSKDGRFEIQVEYVSCPDLTNRVLILADPMLATGASLVLSYKALLAKGKPSHTHIVTLIASTQGLDYIKRYLPVEDVTLWLGAIDDELTAQAYIVPGLGDAGDLAFGSKI; from the coding sequence ATGGTTCGAAATCTGGGTGCTCAGAATTCCATTTTCAATCAATATGTATCTGAAATCAGGGATGCCGTGATACAACAGGATAGCCTCCGTTTTCGGTTCAACATGGAACGGATGGGAATGGTTTTTGCTTATGAGATCAGCCGGCAGTTAGAATATGAAAACCGTGAGGTAGTTACTTCACTGGGAGTTGCAGAGGTTCCTGTATTAAAGCATTCACCGGTGCTGGCAACCATACTTCGGGCGGGATTGCCCCTGCATAAAGGATTGCTGAATGTTTTTGACCGTTCAGAGAATGCCTTTGTGTCGGCTTATCGAAAACACAGCAAAGATGGCCGTTTTGAGATACAGGTTGAGTATGTTTCATGTCCCGATCTCACCAACAGGGTGCTGATTCTCGCCGATCCGATGCTTGCTACCGGTGCTTCGCTGGTACTCAGCTACAAGGCCCTGCTGGCCAAGGGAAAACCCTCTCACACCCACATCGTTACGCTGATTGCCAGTACGCAGGGTCTGGATTATATCAAGAGATACCTGCCGGTTGAAGACGTCACATTATGGCTTGGCGCCATTGATGATGAACTTACTGCCCAGGCTTATATCGTGCCAGGCCTTGGCGATGCCGGAGA
- a CDS encoding glycosyltransferase family 4 protein: MPHTPEWLLLPGFRIIAALAISFFVAYRFIPVIIDVARKKNLVDEPNHRTSHKGKVPTLGGIAIFAGFAIAVLAFNLSSDSLLSPVTVAGAMVIFFLGLKDDVLELSPLKKIYGQVIAGLIVILLGDLRFSSLHGLFGIYQISYIWSVLVTLFVFIVIINSFNLVDGIDGLAAGLAIVSSVFFGEWFFRAGQTGMVVMAVSLIGVLFAFLRYNLLDSRYKIFMGDTGSMLLGFILAVFTVRFNEMNVPGSPIRNMEAAPAFSFAILMVPLFDTLRLFVVRIYTKCTPFAPDRAHMHHILLKLGFNHLQSTYILMMFNIVFVLLAWRFQSLGTMKLFGLLIFSGTILTIIAFVLVSIQKRHRHLDNKQIVNQGKSRIA, from the coding sequence ATGCCTCATACTCCTGAATGGCTATTGTTGCCCGGATTCAGAATAATTGCCGCGCTTGCGATATCTTTTTTCGTTGCCTACCGTTTTATCCCGGTAATTATTGATGTGGCCAGAAAGAAAAACCTTGTAGATGAGCCAAATCATCGTACTTCCCATAAAGGCAAGGTGCCTACGCTGGGCGGAATCGCAATTTTTGCCGGATTCGCTATTGCAGTACTGGCGTTTAACCTTTCATCAGATAGCCTGCTCTCCCCGGTCACCGTCGCAGGTGCAATGGTTATCTTTTTTCTTGGGCTGAAAGATGATGTACTGGAACTTTCACCACTAAAAAAAATCTATGGACAGGTAATAGCGGGTTTAATTGTTATTTTACTGGGCGATTTAAGGTTCAGTAGTCTGCATGGCCTTTTCGGGATTTATCAGATATCCTACATATGGAGTGTTCTGGTCACGCTCTTTGTTTTTATAGTTATTATTAACTCTTTCAACCTGGTCGACGGAATCGATGGACTGGCAGCCGGCCTGGCCATAGTTTCCTCAGTTTTTTTTGGCGAATGGTTTTTCCGGGCCGGGCAAACTGGTATGGTGGTTATGGCAGTGAGCCTGATAGGTGTTCTGTTTGCCTTTCTGAGGTACAACCTCCTTGATTCAAGGTACAAGATATTTATGGGGGATACTGGTTCTATGTTACTGGGCTTTATCCTGGCTGTATTTACCGTCAGATTTAATGAGATGAATGTCCCCGGCAGCCCCATTAGAAATATGGAAGCAGCTCCGGCCTTTTCATTTGCAATACTGATGGTGCCTCTTTTCGATACCCTGCGTCTGTTTGTTGTAAGAATTTATACAAAATGCACCCCTTTTGCACCGGACAGAGCCCATATGCATCACATATTGCTGAAGTTGGGCTTTAATCACCTGCAATCAACTTATATCCTGATGATGTTTAATATTGTCTTTGTCCTGTTGGCCTGGAGATTCCAATCCCTTGGAACTATGAAATTGTTTGGTTTATTGATTTTTTCAGGCACCATTCTGACCATTATTGCTTTTGTCCTTGTTTCCATTCAGAAAAGGCACAGGCATCTGGATAATAAGCAAATTGTGAATCAGGGCAAATCGCGGATTGCCTGA
- the wecB gene encoding non-hydrolyzing UDP-N-acetylglucosamine 2-epimerase, whose translation MKKLKVLTVVGTRPEIIRLSRVLQKLDNSEAIDHILVHTGQNYDYELNEVFFNDLDLRKPDFFLDAAGHNATETIGQILIKIDPILERVKPDAFLVLGDTNSCLCAIPAKKRRIPIFHMEAGNRCFDQRVPEETNRKIVDHISDINLTYSDIAREYLLKEGLPADRVIKTGSPMYEVLMHFKPKVEKSLILEELKLTKDGFFVVSAHREENIDSDKNFSNLVKILNTLGETYQLPVIVTTHPRTRHMIEKLGITFNDNVHLMKPFGLLDYIKLQTNAKVVLSDSGTISEESSILNFRALNIREAHERPEAMEEASVMMVGLNPERVMQGLVQVLDQDTINRNFRVVGDYTMPNVSDKVVRIILSYTDYVKRVVWGLS comes from the coding sequence ATGAAAAAACTTAAAGTTCTGACCGTCGTAGGCACACGTCCCGAGATTATCCGGTTGTCGCGTGTTCTTCAAAAACTGGATAATAGTGAGGCTATTGATCATATTTTGGTACATACCGGTCAAAATTATGATTACGAATTGAATGAAGTTTTCTTTAATGACCTTGATCTTAGAAAACCAGATTTTTTTCTTGACGCCGCTGGTCATAATGCAACTGAAACCATTGGTCAGATACTGATAAAAATTGATCCCATTCTTGAGCGTGTTAAGCCTGATGCATTTTTAGTATTGGGAGATACCAACAGTTGTTTATGCGCTATTCCTGCCAAGAAAAGGCGTATACCTATTTTCCATATGGAAGCAGGAAACCGTTGCTTCGATCAGCGTGTTCCTGAAGAAACCAACCGGAAGATAGTAGATCACATCAGCGATATAAATTTAACATACAGCGATATTGCCCGTGAGTATCTTTTAAAGGAAGGTTTGCCGGCTGACCGTGTAATTAAAACAGGTAGCCCAATGTATGAAGTTCTGATGCATTTTAAGCCTAAGGTTGAGAAATCATTGATTCTGGAGGAACTTAAGTTAACGAAGGATGGTTTTTTTGTTGTATCGGCTCATCGGGAGGAGAATATTGATTCGGATAAAAACTTTTCAAATCTGGTTAAGATTCTTAATACTTTGGGCGAAACCTATCAATTGCCTGTTATTGTGACAACCCATCCCAGGACACGACACATGATTGAAAAATTAGGCATTACTTTTAATGATAACGTGCATTTAATGAAACCTTTCGGGTTGCTGGATTACATTAAACTTCAAACGAATGCAAAGGTTGTGCTTTCCGACAGTGGAACAATCAGTGAGGAGTCCTCTATCCTAAATTTCAGGGCCTTGAACATCCGTGAAGCGCATGAGCGACCCGAAGCCATGGAAGAAGCATCGGTTATGATGGTAGGCTTAAATCCTGAGCGGGTAATGCAGGGACTTGTTCAGGTATTAGATCAGGATACCATAAACAGAAATTTCAGGGTCGTTGGCGATTACACCATGCCAAATGTTTCGGATAAAGTGGTTCGGATAATCTTATCTTACACTGACTACGTGAAAAGGGTTGTTTGGGGCTTAAGTTAG